The following are encoded together in the Janthinobacterium sp. Marseille genome:
- a CDS encoding peptidylprolyl isomerase, which translates to MAVLLTTNHGNITIELDAEKAPKTVENFLAYVNSGHYAGTIFHRVIDGFMIQGGGFEPGMTQKPTNEPVENEAKNGLKNGMYTLAMARTSAPHSASAQFFINVNDNSFLDYPGQDGWGYCVFGKVTDGIDVVEKIRAVKTTRSGMFADVPVDDVVIEKAEVI; encoded by the coding sequence ATGGCAGTCCTCCTCACCACCAACCACGGCAACATCACTATCGAACTCGACGCGGAAAAAGCGCCAAAAACGGTAGAAAACTTCCTCGCCTACGTGAACTCGGGCCACTATGCCGGCACCATTTTCCATCGCGTGATTGATGGCTTCATGATCCAGGGCGGCGGTTTTGAGCCAGGCATGACACAAAAGCCAACCAATGAGCCAGTCGAAAACGAAGCAAAGAACGGCTTGAAAAACGGCATGTACACGCTGGCAATGGCACGTACTTCGGCACCGCACTCGGCTTCCGCGCAATTCTTCATCAACGTCAACGACAACAGCTTCCTCGACTATCCAGGTCAAGACGGCTGGGGTTACTGCGTATTCGGTAAAGTCACCGACGGCATCGACGTCGTCGAAAAAATCCGCGCCGTCAAAACCACCCGCAGCGGCATGTTCGCCGACGTACCGGTAGATGACGTTGTCATCGAAAAAGCTGAAGTCATCTAA
- a CDS encoding UDP-2,3-diacylglucosamine diphosphatase: MAALFVSDLHLQAAMPRTTQAFFNFLQNQALHTKQLYLLGDIFEAWAGDDDLDDPYHQQVVNALKKVSASGVEVFWMAGNRDFLVGQKFAEVTGISLLPDPFVTSLAGRLLVLTHGDAYCTDDAAYMEFRAQVRQAEWQQNFLALPLAQRKAIIENLRAGSRAAQRDKSYDIMDVNQDAIAGLFRHSRSATMIHGHTHRPARHQHQVDGAERLRYVLSDWDLDHTTASRGDWLALDTAGEIHRFTLDGTEIDS; encoded by the coding sequence ATGGCTGCGCTTTTTGTTTCCGATTTGCATTTGCAGGCAGCAATGCCACGCACCACGCAGGCCTTCTTCAATTTCCTGCAAAATCAGGCATTACATACGAAACAGCTCTACCTGCTCGGCGATATCTTCGAAGCCTGGGCCGGTGATGATGACCTCGACGATCCCTATCATCAGCAAGTCGTCAACGCACTGAAAAAAGTCAGTGCAAGCGGCGTGGAAGTATTTTGGATGGCTGGTAATCGCGATTTCCTGGTGGGACAGAAATTTGCCGAGGTGACTGGCATTAGTCTGCTACCGGACCCCTTTGTCACTAGCCTGGCAGGTCGTCTGCTGGTATTGACGCATGGTGATGCCTATTGCACCGACGATGCCGCTTATATGGAATTCCGTGCCCAGGTGCGGCAAGCTGAATGGCAACAGAACTTTCTCGCCTTGCCTCTGGCGCAGCGCAAAGCCATTATCGAAAACCTGCGCGCCGGTAGCCGCGCAGCGCAGCGCGATAAATCCTACGACATCATGGATGTGAATCAGGATGCAATTGCCGGCTTGTTCCGCCACAGTCGCAGCGCCACCATGATCCATGGCCATACGCATAGACCTGCACGACATCAGCATCAGGTCGATGGCGCAGAACGTCTACGCTATGTATTGTCGGATTGGGATCTGGATCACACGACCGCGTCGCGTGGCGACTGGCTGGCGCTGGATACGGCGGGAGAAATCCACCGTTTTACTCTGGATGGAACTGAGATCGACAGCTGA
- a CDS encoding YceH family protein, whose product MTDEVSNTAAADVRDNGQIVFDAGAIRVLAVLAEKEALTPDAYPMSINALTNGCNQLTSRDPVMALTEVDVQGILQELIADKFVAEVNQAGARVSKYEHRLRMKWSLEQDKLAVLTVLMLRGIQTAGEIRTRSGRLHEFATIADVEAALQFLIDKYPPLVARLPRAPGTKETRYAPLLSSEVFPEAGELPVAAASGVSRHDRIGQLEAEVSSLRDEVEALKAQFQQFKQQFE is encoded by the coding sequence ATGACAGACGAAGTAAGCAATACAGCCGCGGCAGATGTGCGGGATAACGGACAAATCGTGTTCGATGCCGGTGCGATTCGCGTATTGGCAGTGCTGGCAGAGAAAGAGGCGCTGACGCCCGATGCCTATCCGATGTCGATCAATGCACTGACCAATGGTTGTAACCAGTTGACCAGCCGTGATCCGGTCATGGCGCTAACAGAGGTCGACGTACAGGGCATCCTGCAGGAATTGATCGCGGACAAATTCGTGGCCGAGGTGAATCAGGCCGGTGCGCGCGTGAGCAAATACGAACACAGGCTGCGCATGAAGTGGTCGCTTGAGCAGGACAAGCTGGCCGTGTTGACCGTGCTGATGCTGCGCGGCATTCAGACCGCAGGCGAGATTCGTACACGCTCAGGGCGTTTGCATGAATTTGCCACAATTGCTGATGTGGAAGCGGCGCTGCAATTCCTGATCGATAAATATCCACCGCTGGTGGCACGTTTGCCGCGCGCACCGGGTACCAAGGAAACGCGTTACGCGCCTTTGCTGTCTAGTGAAGTTTTCCCTGAAGCGGGCGAGTTGCCGGTTGCGGCTGCAAGCGGAGTGAGCCGACATGATCGTATCGGCCAGCTGGAAGCCGAAGTAAGCAGCCTGCGCGACGAAGTTGAAGCCCTGAAAGCGCAGTTCCAGCAATTCAAACAGCAGTTTGAATAA
- the cysE gene encoding serine O-acetyltransferase — translation MFSRIREDIANIIARDPAARSEWEVITCYPGLHAIVMQRWAHWFWTHDFKWLGRFTSHIARWLTGIEIHPGATIGRRVFIDHGFGVVIGETAVVGDDCTIYQGVTLGGTSLSKGAKRHPTLGTGVIIGAGAQVLGAFTVGEGAKVGSNAVVVREVPAGATAVGNPARIIEKDNARDEAAARMFAAYGVTPNGDDPLSKALHGLIDNAATQEHQIERILAALKCAGIDCETLNATEKFDPEQLNKLVE, via the coding sequence ATGTTTAGCCGTATCCGAGAAGACATCGCCAATATCATTGCCCGCGACCCTGCTGCGCGCAGTGAATGGGAAGTTATTACCTGCTATCCGGGCTTGCACGCCATCGTGATGCAGCGCTGGGCACACTGGTTCTGGACCCATGATTTCAAGTGGCTGGGGCGTTTTACCTCGCATATTGCGCGCTGGTTGACCGGGATCGAAATCCATCCGGGTGCGACCATAGGCCGACGCGTCTTCATCGACCATGGTTTTGGCGTGGTGATCGGCGAAACCGCAGTGGTCGGGGACGATTGCACGATTTACCAGGGAGTAACTCTGGGCGGTACCTCGCTCAGCAAAGGTGCCAAACGGCATCCGACCTTGGGTACCGGTGTCATTATTGGTGCCGGTGCGCAAGTATTGGGCGCCTTTACAGTTGGTGAGGGTGCCAAGGTCGGCTCGAATGCAGTGGTGGTGCGCGAGGTGCCGGCAGGCGCAACAGCGGTCGGTAACCCGGCACGTATCATCGAGAAAGACAATGCGCGTGATGAAGCGGCGGCGCGCATGTTCGCCGCCTATGGCGTGACACCGAACGGTGATGATCCCTTATCGAAAGCTTTGCATGGTTTGATCGATAATGCGGCGACCCAGGAACACCAGATCGAACGCATCCTGGCCGCATTGAAGTGTGCCGGCATCGATTGCGAAACCCTGAATGCCACCGAGAAATTTGATCCTGAACAGTTGAATAAACTGGTTGAGTAA
- the rlmB gene encoding 23S rRNA (guanosine(2251)-2'-O)-methyltransferase RlmB — MKSKMIFGFHAVTARLRHEASSVEEIYIDAGRHDQRMKDLIRAAEGAKVRIIPADDARLSSIVGTRRHQGVVAKAGELSLARNLDELLDAIEGPPLLLVLDGITDPHNLGACLRVADGAGAHAVIAPKDRAVGLNATAAKVASGAADTVPYITVTNLARTLRELKERDIMLIGTTDDSEKGLYEADFSGPAALVMGSEGEGMRRLTRETCDVLVGIPMFGSVESLNVSVASGVCLYEARRQRIATGS, encoded by the coding sequence ATGAAGAGCAAGATGATTTTCGGCTTTCACGCCGTCACGGCGCGTTTGCGCCATGAAGCCTCTTCGGTAGAAGAAATTTATATTGATGCCGGTCGTCATGACCAGCGCATGAAGGATTTGATACGCGCAGCTGAAGGCGCGAAAGTGCGTATTATCCCGGCCGATGATGCACGCCTGAGCAGCATCGTCGGTACGCGGCGCCATCAGGGCGTGGTAGCCAAGGCGGGTGAACTGTCGCTGGCGCGTAATCTGGACGAATTGCTGGATGCAATCGAAGGTCCGCCTTTGCTGCTGGTACTCGATGGCATCACTGATCCGCATAACCTGGGTGCCTGCCTGCGCGTAGCAGACGGTGCCGGTGCACATGCGGTGATCGCACCGAAGGACAGGGCGGTCGGCTTGAATGCGACTGCGGCCAAGGTCGCCAGTGGCGCGGCCGATACCGTGCCCTACATCACGGTTACCAATCTGGCACGCACGCTGCGCGAGCTGAAAGAGCGCGACATCATGTTGATCGGTACCACCGACGACTCCGAAAAAGGTTTGTACGAAGCCGATTTCTCCGGCCCGGCCGCCCTGGTCATGGGTTCCGAAGGCGAGGGCATGCGCCGCCTGACGCGTGAAACCTGCGATGTCCTGGTTGGCATCCCGATGTTCGGTTCGGTGGAAAGCCTGAACGTTTCTGTCGCCTCCGGCGTTTGCCTGTACGAAGCGCGCAGACAGCGCATCGCTACCGGTTCTTAA
- the rnr gene encoding ribonuclease R, protein MSQYSYTIPSREEILGILRTATGSHDASTLATALGVKPDEMDGLMRRLNAMERDGQIKPDRAGNYQLAHSSNFIEGRVSSHRDGFGFLIPDDASADIFLPEKEMQKVLHGDRVQARIIGTDRRGRPEGTIVEVVARANSHVIGRLLNENGVWVVAPEDKRIGQDIMLAGSPGKAKTGQVVSVELTEQPSRFSQPVGKIVEVLGDIDDPGMEIEIAVRKYGVPHEFSEAAKKAAAKLPNEVRAVDLHDRVDLRDVPLVTIDGEDARDFDDAVYCEPCKIGRADGFRLIVAIADVSNYVKPNEALDVDALERSTSVYFPRRVIPMLPEKLSNGLCSLNPGVDRLTLVCDAVITAKGEIKAYQFYPAVIHSAARLTYTEVAAILGNTKGIEATKRPALVPHLLNLYGVYQALLQARHARGAIDFETTETYIVCNEVGKIQQILPRTRNEAHKLIEECMLAANVCAADLLQRHKHHSLYRVHALPTKEKLNQVRTFLKQVGLNLGGGDKPTASDYAELMPKIKNRPDALLLQTMLLRSMQQAVYSPENIGHFGLSYEAYAHFTSPIRRYPDLLTHRAIKAILQGKRYEPRGMDTSTLNTMLSPAARKKHAQDKAEGKQKSEGDLAIWEALGIHCSANERRADEASRDVEAWLKCYFIRDKLGEEFTGVISGVATFGIFVQLDSLFIEGMVHVTELGADHFKFDEARHELRGERTGIRYQLTDRVTVQVSRVDLDARKIDLRLVNEPGIRTVLKNEARRADNEHQQRSKKAEKSVAGKTATKATAPAATAPGKKAKAKRTPATPNKQRAPAVHPKSSKKKR, encoded by the coding sequence TTGAGCCAATACTCTTATACCATTCCCAGCCGCGAGGAAATTCTCGGCATCTTACGTACGGCCACCGGGTCGCACGACGCCTCCACACTAGCTACTGCTCTCGGTGTAAAACCTGATGAGATGGACGGCTTGATGCGTCGCCTGAATGCGATGGAGCGCGATGGACAAATCAAACCAGATCGCGCCGGCAATTATCAACTTGCCCATTCTTCCAATTTTATTGAAGGCCGTGTCAGCAGTCACAGAGACGGCTTCGGTTTCCTGATTCCCGACGACGCCAGTGCCGATATCTTTTTGCCTGAAAAAGAAATGCAAAAAGTTTTGCACGGCGATCGTGTGCAAGCACGCATCATCGGCACCGACCGACGCGGTCGCCCTGAAGGCACCATCGTTGAAGTGGTGGCACGTGCAAACAGCCATGTGATCGGCCGCCTGCTGAACGAAAACGGCGTGTGGGTGGTTGCACCTGAAGACAAACGCATAGGCCAGGACATCATGCTGGCCGGCTCGCCGGGCAAGGCAAAGACCGGGCAGGTCGTCAGTGTCGAATTGACTGAGCAGCCTTCGCGTTTCAGCCAACCGGTCGGCAAGATTGTCGAAGTCCTCGGTGATATCGATGACCCTGGCATGGAAATCGAAATCGCCGTACGCAAATACGGCGTACCGCATGAATTTTCCGAAGCAGCAAAAAAAGCTGCAGCCAAATTACCAAACGAAGTACGTGCTGTTGATTTGCATGACCGTGTCGATTTGCGCGATGTCCCGCTGGTCACCATCGATGGTGAAGATGCGCGTGACTTCGATGATGCGGTGTATTGCGAACCGTGCAAAATCGGACGTGCCGACGGCTTCCGCCTGATCGTAGCGATTGCAGACGTCAGCAACTACGTTAAACCGAATGAAGCGCTGGACGTCGATGCGCTCGAACGCAGCACCTCTGTGTATTTCCCGCGTCGTGTGATTCCAATGTTGCCGGAAAAATTGTCGAACGGTTTGTGTTCGCTCAATCCCGGCGTGGATCGCCTGACATTGGTATGCGATGCCGTGATTACCGCCAAGGGCGAAATCAAGGCTTACCAGTTCTATCCGGCAGTGATTCATTCGGCCGCACGCCTGACCTATACCGAAGTGGCTGCGATCCTGGGTAATACCAAGGGCATAGAAGCCACCAAGCGTCCGGCACTGGTGCCGCACCTGCTGAACCTGTACGGCGTCTACCAGGCTTTGCTGCAGGCTCGTCATGCACGCGGTGCGATTGATTTCGAGACCACCGAAACCTATATCGTCTGCAATGAAGTCGGCAAGATCCAGCAGATCCTGCCGCGCACCCGTAATGAAGCGCACAAGCTGATTGAAGAGTGCATGCTGGCAGCCAACGTCTGTGCAGCCGATCTCTTGCAGCGTCACAAGCATCACAGCCTGTACCGTGTGCATGCTTTGCCGACCAAGGAAAAACTGAATCAGGTCCGTACCTTCCTCAAGCAGGTTGGTTTGAACCTGGGTGGCGGTGACAAGCCGACGGCCTCGGATTATGCCGAGCTGATGCCGAAGATCAAAAACCGTCCGGATGCATTGCTGCTGCAAACCATGTTGTTGCGTTCGATGCAGCAAGCGGTGTACAGCCCGGAAAATATCGGTCACTTTGGTTTGTCGTATGAAGCATATGCGCACTTCACCAGCCCGATTCGCCGCTATCCGGATTTGCTGACGCATCGTGCGATCAAGGCCATCCTGCAAGGCAAGCGTTACGAACCACGCGGCATGGATACCAGCACGCTCAACACCATGCTGTCACCGGCTGCGCGCAAGAAGCATGCGCAAGACAAGGCTGAGGGCAAGCAAAAGTCGGAAGGCGATCTGGCAATCTGGGAAGCGCTGGGCATACATTGTTCGGCAAATGAACGACGCGCCGATGAAGCATCGCGCGATGTGGAAGCATGGCTCAAGTGTTACTTCATCCGCGACAAGCTGGGTGAAGAATTCACTGGCGTGATTTCCGGCGTGGCGACCTTTGGTATCTTCGTGCAACTGGATTCGCTGTTCATCGAGGGCATGGTGCACGTCACCGAACTCGGTGCCGATCATTTCAAATTCGATGAAGCACGCCATGAGTTGCGCGGTGAGCGTACCGGCATCCGTTATCAGTTGACGGACCGTGTCACGGTACAAGTCAGCCGTGTCGATCTGGATGCACGCAAAATCGATTTGCGCCTGGTCAATGAACCCGGCATCCGCACCGTATTGAAGAATGAAGCACGCCGTGCTGACAATGAACACCAGCAGCGCAGCAAGAAAGCGGAAAAATCGGTTGCAGGCAAGACGGCAACTAAAGCTACCGCACCTGCTGCAACTGCACCCGGTAAAAAGGCCAAGGCCAAACGCACACCGGCCACACCCAATAAACAGCGGGCGCCGGCAGTGCATCCTAAATCAAGCAAGAAGAAGCGATAA
- a CDS encoding phosphoribosyltransferase — MPESGDKDLWVTWDAYHHAIERLALLVHESGWEFDQVLCLARGGLRPGDVFSRIFNVPLAILSTSSYREDAGKEQGSLDIAKHITITNGTLGGKVLLVDDLVDSGVTLEQVQRHLSEKFPAVTEVKSAVIWYKACSSVEPDFYLDYLPHNPWIHQPFEEYDGLRPHQLAAWLRKGDAE; from the coding sequence ATGCCAGAATCAGGCGATAAAGATCTATGGGTGACATGGGATGCATATCACCATGCGATTGAACGTCTGGCTCTGCTGGTGCACGAGTCAGGTTGGGAATTTGATCAGGTCTTGTGCCTGGCACGAGGCGGTCTCCGCCCCGGCGACGTGTTCTCACGTATTTTCAATGTACCGCTCGCGATTCTGTCGACCAGCTCTTACCGCGAAGATGCGGGTAAAGAGCAGGGCTCGCTGGATATCGCCAAGCACATCACGATTACCAATGGCACACTCGGCGGCAAGGTATTGCTGGTCGACGACCTGGTCGATTCCGGCGTAACGCTGGAACAAGTGCAGCGCCATCTCTCCGAAAAATTCCCTGCAGTGACGGAAGTGAAATCCGCCGTCATCTGGTACAAAGCTTGCTCATCAGTAGAGCCGGATTTTTATCTGGACTATTTGCCGCATAATCCGTGGATACATCAGCCGTTTGAAGAATACGATGGCCTGCGTCCGCATCAATTAGCGGCATGGCTGAGAAAGGGTGATGCAGAATAG
- a CDS encoding adenylosuccinate synthase, which yields MAKNVVVVGTQWGDEGKGKIVDWLTDHAQGVVRFQGGHNAGHTLVIGGHKTALQLIPSGIMREGVACYIGNGVVLSVPDVLREIDKLAAIGVEVPSRLKISEACPIILPYHTALDVAREVARGDAKIGTTGKGIGPAYEDKVARRAIRAADLLNEKRFAEKLLENLDYHNFVLSHYLKVPAVDYQKTLDDALADVPRLKPMVGDVSSALYAAHNAGANILFEGAQGSLLDVDHGTYPYVTSSNCVAGNASTGSGVGPGMLHYILGITKAYTTRVGSGPFPSELPTDAGVGKHLATVGHEFGTVTGRARRCGWFDAALLKRSVQINGVTGMCFTKLDVLDGLESLRICTGYKLNGKTVDIFPVGAEDAAACEPIYEEMPGWKESTVGAKTLEALPANARAYIDRIEKLVGVPIDMISTGPDREETIVLRHPFK from the coding sequence ATGGCAAAAAACGTTGTAGTTGTCGGTACCCAATGGGGCGATGAAGGTAAGGGCAAGATCGTCGATTGGCTGACAGATCACGCGCAAGGTGTAGTGCGCTTCCAGGGCGGCCATAACGCCGGCCACACACTGGTGATCGGCGGTCATAAAACCGCACTGCAATTGATCCCTTCCGGCATCATGCGCGAAGGCGTCGCATGCTATATCGGCAACGGCGTAGTCTTGTCGGTACCTGACGTACTGCGTGAAATCGACAAACTGGCAGCGATCGGTGTGGAAGTCCCGTCGCGCCTGAAGATTTCGGAAGCCTGTCCTATCATCCTGCCGTACCACACCGCATTGGACGTGGCGCGCGAAGTCGCGCGCGGCGATGCAAAAATCGGTACGACCGGTAAAGGCATCGGCCCTGCATATGAAGACAAAGTCGCACGTCGCGCAATCCGTGCCGCTGATTTGCTGAACGAAAAACGTTTCGCAGAAAAACTGCTGGAAAACCTCGATTACCACAACTTCGTGTTGTCGCATTACCTGAAGGTGCCGGCTGTTGATTATCAAAAAACCCTGGATGATGCGCTGGCCGATGTGCCACGCCTGAAGCCTATGGTTGGTGACGTGTCGAGCGCGCTGTATGCAGCCCACAATGCAGGTGCAAATATCTTGTTCGAAGGCGCGCAAGGCAGCTTGCTGGACGTCGATCACGGTACCTATCCGTACGTTACTTCGAGCAACTGCGTGGCAGGTAATGCTTCCACCGGTTCCGGCGTCGGCCCTGGCATGTTGCATTACATCCTCGGTATCACCAAGGCTTACACCACGCGCGTCGGCTCCGGTCCATTCCCGTCCGAATTGCCTACCGATGCAGGCGTTGGTAAACACCTGGCAACAGTTGGTCATGAGTTCGGTACCGTTACCGGTCGCGCCCGTCGTTGCGGCTGGTTCGATGCGGCCTTGCTGAAGCGTTCGGTGCAAATCAATGGTGTAACCGGTATGTGCTTCACCAAGCTCGACGTGCTGGATGGTCTGGAATCGCTGCGTATCTGCACCGGTTACAAACTCAATGGCAAAACCGTTGATATCTTCCCGGTTGGTGCAGAAGATGCAGCAGCTTGTGAGCCGATCTACGAAGAAATGCCGGGCTGGAAGGAAAGCACGGTTGGTGCAAAAACGCTGGAAGCCTTGCCGGCAAATGCACGTGCTTACATTGATCGCATCGAAAAACTGGTCGGCGTACCTATCGATATGATTTCGACCGGTCCGGACCGCGAAGAAACCATCGTATTGCGTCATCCTTTCAAATAA
- a CDS encoding ATP phosphoribosyltransferase regulatory subunit: MPNWLLPENIADVLPSEARKIEELRRVILDNFHLYGYELVMPPMLEYLDSLLAGAGHDMDLRTFKLVDQLSGRTLGLRADMTTQVARIDAHLLNRASVTRLCYSGSVLHTRPNGLHATREPLQIGAEIYGHAGLEADAEIQELALASLALAGFTQVRLDLCHVGVLRAIIENDANAQKDESALYTLLRAKDVPALQEITAAYGEESRRALLALPSLYGDATVLTRARKELPALPGITRALDELAALTSLAGEANVTIDLADLGGYQYESGAMFAIYVPGLPNAVARGGRYDHVGEAFGRARPATGFSMDLRELARLLPVAERKRAIRAPWGREALLRSKIVALRKAGEVVIQSLPGYENDQDEFECDRVLVLEDGNWIIKNLG, from the coding sequence ATGCCAAACTGGCTACTGCCTGAAAATATTGCTGATGTTTTGCCGTCTGAAGCGCGCAAAATTGAAGAACTGCGTCGTGTCATTCTCGACAACTTCCACCTGTACGGGTACGAGCTTGTCATGCCGCCCATGCTGGAATACCTGGATTCATTGCTGGCCGGTGCCGGACATGACATGGATCTGCGTACTTTCAAGCTGGTCGACCAATTATCCGGTCGCACCCTGGGCTTGCGCGCAGACATGACCACCCAGGTGGCACGTATCGATGCGCATTTGCTCAATCGTGCTTCGGTCACGCGCCTGTGCTATTCCGGCAGCGTACTGCACACCCGTCCGAACGGCTTGCATGCAACCCGCGAGCCTTTGCAGATCGGGGCGGAGATCTATGGCCACGCCGGGCTGGAAGCCGATGCGGAAATCCAGGAACTGGCTTTGGCATCGCTGGCTTTGGCCGGTTTTACCCAGGTTCGGCTGGATTTGTGCCATGTCGGCGTGTTGCGGGCGATCATTGAAAATGACGCAAATGCGCAAAAAGACGAGTCGGCACTGTATACTTTGCTCCGCGCCAAAGATGTCCCGGCGCTGCAGGAAATAACAGCTGCCTACGGTGAGGAATCGCGCCGTGCCTTGCTCGCCTTGCCTAGCCTGTATGGCGACGCGACGGTGTTGACACGTGCGCGCAAAGAATTGCCGGCCTTGCCGGGTATTACCCGGGCGCTGGATGAACTGGCTGCATTGACCAGCCTGGCAGGTGAAGCCAATGTCACGATAGACCTGGCTGACCTCGGCGGTTATCAGTATGAAAGCGGTGCGATGTTTGCGATTTACGTACCGGGCTTGCCGAATGCGGTAGCGCGTGGCGGCCGTTACGATCACGTCGGCGAAGCATTCGGACGGGCTCGTCCGGCGACTGGTTTCTCTATGGATTTACGCGAACTGGCGCGCTTATTGCCAGTAGCGGAACGCAAGCGCGCGATTCGTGCGCCTTGGGGCCGCGAAGCATTATTGCGCAGCAAGATTGTCGCATTGCGCAAAGCAGGGGAAGTTGTAATTCAAAGCTTGCCCGGCTACGAAAACGATCAGGACGAGTTTGAGTGCGATCGCGTACTCGTACTTGAAGATGGCAACTGGATTATCAAAAATTTAGGTTAA
- the hflC gene encoding protease modulator HflC — MNRLISYVIVAVIAFIALSSTLFVVDQRQYAIVFALGEVKTVISEPGLHFKLPPPFQNVVFLDKRILTLDTPDADRFITAEKKNILVDAFVKWRIVDPRLYFVSFSGDERSAQNRMAQIVKASLNEEITKRTVREVISGERGKVMDGIQKKVTEEAKQIGVEIVDVRLKRVDYVEQINNSVFDRMKSERARVANELRSTGAAESEKIRADADRQRTVILAEAYRDAEQIRGEGDAKASQIYAQAFGQSPEFYKFYRSLEAYRASFKTRNDMLVIDPNSEFFKYFKNPGSTGAGAKK; from the coding sequence ATGAATCGCCTTATCTCCTACGTCATCGTTGCGGTGATTGCATTTATCGCCTTGTCTTCCACTTTATTCGTGGTCGATCAGCGCCAGTACGCGATTGTGTTTGCATTGGGTGAAGTGAAGACTGTCATCAGTGAACCTGGTTTGCATTTCAAATTGCCGCCGCCATTCCAGAATGTCGTGTTCCTGGATAAACGCATCCTGACCCTGGATACACCGGATGCAGATCGTTTCATTACGGCAGAAAAGAAAAACATCCTGGTCGATGCTTTCGTCAAATGGCGCATCGTTGATCCACGCCTGTACTTCGTCAGCTTTAGTGGTGATGAGCGCAGCGCGCAAAACCGTATGGCGCAAATCGTCAAGGCTTCGCTGAACGAAGAAATTACCAAGCGCACCGTGCGTGAAGTGATCTCGGGCGAGCGCGGCAAGGTGATGGATGGCATTCAAAAGAAAGTCACCGAAGAAGCCAAGCAAATCGGTGTTGAAATTGTGGACGTGCGCCTGAAGCGTGTCGATTACGTGGAACAGATTAATAATTCCGTGTTCGACCGCATGAAGTCCGAACGTGCCCGTGTCGCGAATGAATTGCGTTCGACCGGTGCTGCAGAATCTGAAAAGATTCGTGCGGATGCGGATCGCCAACGTACCGTGATTCTGGCCGAAGCATATCGTGATGCAGAGCAGATCCGCGGTGAGGGTGATGCGAAGGCTTCGCAAATTTACGCCCAGGCATTCGGTCAAAGCCCTGAGTTCTACAAGTTCTATCGTAGCCTCGAAGCTTATCGCGCCAGCTTTAAAACACGTAACGATATGCTCGTGATCGATCCTAATTCCGAGTTTTTCAAGTATTTTAAAAATCCTGGTTCGACAGGTGCCGGCGCGAAAAAATAA